The following proteins are co-located in the Rhodothermales bacterium genome:
- the secA gene encoding preprotein translocase subunit SecA, whose product MIKFIQKLFGGDSNERDLKKLWPTVGEINDWYAKCKTLSDDELKAKTGEFKARIHEAVADIEARRDEIRHELRTGLSEQAASGDGQPSELSIEESGRLSEELDAIDQQWLDTVEDVLEELLPEAFAVVKSACERLVGQSWKAGGSIVNWDIVPYDVQLIGGIALHQGRVAEMKTGEGKTLVAVAPVYLNALAGRGVHLVTVNPYLAQRDEEWMGPIFHFLGLTTAVIDRHEPHTEARRAAYRVDITYGTNNEYGFDYLRDHSFVTEADHLVQREHFFAIVDEVDSVLIDEARTPLIISGPVPQANDSRFDELKPPVDQLVKAQQKLVAGFVAEAEKMLKMRDEARAAGENKKANEYEDTAGLALLRAHRGFRKNNRLVKLINEPGVEQLRQKTEFFYLQENAKNMPFVDEELFYALDEKQHAIEMTEKGRVYTAKASNQDVNLFVLPDIGEETALMEKAHADAVKALEESIRKMDDLTPEKRQHKLENDLRLLGSELAEKKRTLYTTYSDRAERLHAIEQLLKAYTLFEKDINYIVQEDKVMIVDEHTGRVLSGRRYSDGLHQAIEAKENVKVQAATQTYATITLQNYFRMYHKLSGMTGTAVTEAEEFFKIYKIDVVVIPTNKPVTRKDLDDLVFKTRREKFNAVIEKITEYNQKGQPVLVGTTTVEVSETLSRMLTRSKIKHNVLNARRDRALQEALIVAEAGERGAVTIATNMAGRGTDIKLAAGVRELGGLAIIGTERHESRRIDLQLRGRAGRQGDPGESQFYISLEDNLMSLFKSDRVARVMDRLNLEEGAVITHPWVNKSIERAQKKVEQNNFGIRKRQLEYDDVLNAQRQVVYTRRINAIHGDFMRGDIMEMLEKLVRDIVPARYAEGDLAGLREELLRVLALDFDIDQETFARLGEDGVTDKVMAAATEYYTRKREALARPFADSMTRLLESDAEQKPERIFVDFTDGRRLMRVTVRVTDAAESQGHAINNALERVALLVFIDEHWTEHLRGLDEVKEGIGLRAYGQRDPLVEYKIEAFRLFGEMMNTINQDVVSFVFRAGPLVNNAAAPRRTARPAQQRLDPKRAQASQPTDSPSYGVGGKEPSAADRDPTAGPQSVVVGEKTGRNDPCPCGSGKKYKHCHGK is encoded by the coding sequence ATGATCAAGTTTATCCAGAAGCTTTTCGGCGGCGACTCGAACGAACGCGACCTCAAGAAACTGTGGCCGACCGTTGGGGAAATCAACGACTGGTACGCGAAGTGCAAGACCCTCTCGGATGACGAACTGAAGGCCAAGACGGGCGAGTTCAAGGCGCGCATCCACGAGGCGGTCGCGGATATCGAGGCGCGGCGGGACGAGATCCGGCACGAGTTGCGAACGGGCCTATCCGAGCAAGCCGCCAGCGGCGACGGGCAGCCGTCGGAACTGTCGATCGAGGAAAGCGGACGTCTTTCGGAAGAGCTGGACGCCATCGATCAGCAGTGGCTGGATACCGTGGAGGATGTGCTGGAAGAATTGTTGCCTGAAGCCTTCGCCGTGGTGAAGAGCGCCTGCGAGCGCCTCGTCGGGCAGTCGTGGAAAGCCGGCGGCTCCATAGTGAACTGGGACATCGTTCCCTACGATGTCCAGCTCATCGGCGGCATCGCGCTCCACCAGGGGCGGGTGGCCGAAATGAAGACGGGTGAAGGCAAGACCCTCGTAGCCGTCGCCCCGGTGTACCTCAACGCCCTCGCCGGCCGTGGTGTCCACCTCGTCACCGTCAACCCCTACCTCGCCCAGCGCGACGAGGAGTGGATGGGGCCGATTTTCCACTTTCTGGGTCTCACAACGGCGGTGATCGACCGCCATGAGCCCCACACCGAAGCCCGGCGGGCCGCCTATCGGGTGGACATCACCTACGGCACCAACAACGAGTACGGGTTCGATTACCTGCGAGACCACTCGTTCGTCACCGAGGCCGATCATCTCGTGCAGCGTGAGCACTTCTTCGCGATCGTCGACGAGGTGGACTCCGTCCTCATCGACGAGGCCCGCACGCCGCTCATTATCTCCGGCCCGGTTCCCCAGGCCAACGACTCGCGCTTCGACGAACTCAAGCCGCCGGTCGACCAGCTCGTGAAAGCCCAGCAGAAACTCGTCGCCGGCTTCGTCGCCGAGGCCGAGAAGATGCTCAAAATGCGCGATGAAGCGCGCGCCGCGGGCGAGAACAAGAAGGCCAACGAATACGAAGATACCGCCGGCCTCGCCCTCCTCCGCGCCCACCGCGGCTTCCGCAAAAACAACCGCCTCGTCAAGCTCATCAACGAGCCCGGCGTCGAGCAACTCCGCCAGAAGACCGAGTTCTTCTACCTGCAGGAAAACGCCAAGAACATGCCATTTGTCGACGAAGAGCTGTTTTACGCGCTCGACGAAAAACAGCATGCCATCGAGATGACGGAGAAAGGCCGCGTCTACACGGCCAAAGCCTCCAATCAGGACGTGAACCTCTTCGTCCTCCCCGACATCGGGGAAGAGACGGCGCTCATGGAAAAGGCGCACGCCGACGCCGTGAAGGCCCTCGAAGAAAGCATCCGGAAGATGGACGATCTCACGCCAGAAAAGCGCCAGCACAAACTGGAGAACGACCTCCGGCTGCTGGGCAGTGAACTGGCGGAAAAAAAGCGCACACTCTATACCACCTACTCGGACCGCGCCGAGCGACTCCACGCCATCGAACAACTGCTGAAGGCCTACACCCTGTTTGAGAAGGACATCAACTATATCGTCCAGGAAGACAAGGTGATGATCGTCGACGAACACACCGGCCGCGTATTGTCCGGCCGGCGCTACTCCGACGGACTCCACCAGGCGATCGAAGCGAAGGAAAACGTGAAGGTGCAGGCGGCGACCCAGACGTACGCCACCATCACCCTCCAGAACTACTTCCGCATGTACCACAAGCTCTCCGGCATGACGGGCACGGCTGTGACGGAGGCGGAGGAGTTCTTCAAGATCTACAAGATCGATGTCGTCGTCATCCCCACGAACAAACCGGTCACACGTAAGGACCTGGACGACCTCGTGTTCAAGACGCGGCGCGAGAAGTTCAACGCCGTGATCGAAAAGATCACCGAGTACAACCAGAAGGGGCAGCCCGTGCTGGTGGGCACGACAACGGTGGAAGTCTCGGAGACGCTCAGCCGCATGCTGACGCGGAGCAAGATCAAACACAACGTGCTCAACGCCCGGAGGGACCGCGCGCTGCAGGAAGCGCTCATCGTCGCCGAAGCCGGCGAGCGGGGCGCCGTCACCATCGCCACCAACATGGCCGGCCGCGGCACCGACATCAAACTCGCCGCCGGCGTGCGTGAACTCGGCGGCCTCGCGATCATCGGCACCGAGCGCCACGAGAGCCGGCGTATCGACCTCCAGCTACGCGGCCGCGCGGGCCGGCAGGGGGACCCCGGCGAGAGCCAGTTCTACATTTCGCTGGAAGACAACCTGATGAGCCTTTTCAAGAGCGACCGCGTCGCGCGGGTGATGGATCGGCTCAATCTGGAAGAAGGCGCCGTGATCACCCATCCGTGGGTAAACAAAAGCATCGAACGCGCCCAGAAAAAGGTCGAACAAAACAACTTCGGCATCCGCAAGCGCCAGCTCGAATACGACGACGTGCTCAACGCCCAGCGTCAGGTCGTCTACACCCGCCGCATCAACGCCATCCATGGCGACTTCATGCGCGGGGACATCATGGAGATGCTGGAGAAGCTCGTCCGCGACATCGTCCCCGCCCGATACGCCGAGGGCGACCTCGCCGGCCTGCGCGAAGAATTGCTGCGTGTCCTCGCCCTGGACTTCGACATCGACCAGGAGACCTTCGCCCGGCTCGGCGAAGACGGGGTGACGGACAAGGTGATGGCCGCCGCCACCGAGTACTACACCCGGAAACGCGAAGCCCTCGCCCGCCCGTTCGCCGACAGCATGACGCGGTTGCTTGAAAGCGACGCCGAGCAGAAACCGGAGCGGATCTTCGTCGACTTCACCGACGGCCGCCGGCTCATGCGCGTCACCGTTCGCGTGACCGACGCCGCCGAGTCCCAGGGCCACGCGATCAACAACGCCCTCGAACGCGTCGCCCTCCTCGTGTTCATCGACGAACACTGGACGGAGCACCTCCGCGGCCTCGACGAGGTCAAGGAAGGCATCGGCCTGCGCGCCTACGGCCAACGCGACCCGCTCGTCGAGTATAAGATCGAGGCCTTCCGGCTGTTCGGGGAGATGATGAATACCATCAACCAGGACGTCGTGTCGTTCGTCTTCCGAGCCGGCCCACTCGTCAACAACGCCGCCGCGCCGCGGCGGACCGCCCGCCCGGCTCAACAGCGGCTCGACCCGAAACGCGCCCAGGCCAGTCAGCCCACCGATTCACCGTCCTACGGGGTTGGCGGAAAGGAGCCTTCCGCCGCCGACCGCGACCCCACCGCCGGACCCCAGAGCGTCGTCGTGGGCGAAAAAACCGGCCGCAACGATCCCTGCCCCTGCGGCAGCGGCAAAAAGTACAAGCACTGCCATGGGAAGTGA
- the recN gene encoding DNA repair protein RecN, which produces MLRSLYIRDYALIEELTVEFESGLNIITGETGAGKSILMGALKMILGERASLEVIRTDAKKAIIEGLFDNTGSGRIRKLLEENDLDPADQIILRREISAAQSRAFVNDTPAPLNVVREVASQLIDLHGQHEHQMLLRTETHVDVLDQFAGLGDLLARYQAQHGDTATLVRELDTLVAQERDLRQQKELYEFQIEEIDAIGPEEGEEDALEGEERILANAERLYEATIQLYDLLYESDNAVNDHLVRVRNELQDLARIDAGLEESAREAESAQIVVAELAHFLQDYNARIEFNPERLAFIRSRLGDIETLKRRYGGTLESVLAHRKDIGARYELAVNFEGAIGVLKEKIAERQAQLSDTARRLSRKRREGGDRVVKAIVAELGRLGMPHSRFEVRFTQAPSSAGWITDEAGQRVQAYPNGMDQVEFFISTNPGESLKPLARVASGGEISRIMLGLKTILAKSERLPILVFDEIDAGISGTIANKVGESMRDLGQYHQIIAITHLAQIAAMGDVHYRVAKHVENGRTHSTITRLPDAERVRQVASLISGAEITDAALQSARELMAAGRRVERAA; this is translated from the coding sequence ATGCTCCGCTCCCTCTACATCCGCGACTATGCGTTGATCGAAGAGCTCACCGTGGAATTTGAAAGCGGCCTGAACATCATCACGGGGGAGACAGGGGCCGGCAAGTCGATTCTGATGGGGGCGCTGAAGATGATCCTCGGCGAGCGGGCCTCGCTGGAGGTGATCCGGACGGACGCGAAGAAGGCGATCATCGAGGGCCTGTTCGACAACACGGGCTCGGGCCGGATTCGGAAACTGCTGGAGGAAAACGACCTCGACCCCGCGGATCAGATCATCCTCCGCCGCGAGATCTCCGCCGCCCAGAGCCGCGCGTTCGTGAACGACACGCCGGCGCCGCTAAACGTCGTCCGCGAAGTCGCCAGCCAGCTGATCGACCTCCACGGCCAGCACGAGCACCAGATGCTGCTGCGGACAGAGACGCACGTGGATGTGCTGGATCAGTTCGCCGGCCTGGGAGACCTCCTCGCCCGCTACCAGGCCCAGCACGGGGATACCGCCACCCTCGTGCGCGAGCTGGACACCCTCGTCGCCCAGGAGCGCGACCTCCGCCAGCAGAAAGAACTGTACGAATTCCAGATCGAAGAGATCGACGCCATCGGGCCCGAGGAGGGGGAGGAAGATGCGCTCGAAGGCGAAGAGCGCATCCTGGCCAACGCCGAGCGCCTGTACGAGGCGACCATCCAATTGTACGACCTGCTGTACGAGTCCGACAACGCCGTCAACGACCATCTGGTGCGGGTCCGTAACGAGTTGCAGGACCTCGCGCGGATCGACGCCGGCCTCGAAGAATCCGCTCGAGAGGCCGAAAGCGCCCAGATCGTGGTGGCCGAGCTGGCGCATTTCCTGCAGGACTACAACGCGCGGATCGAGTTCAACCCCGAGCGTCTGGCCTTCATCCGTTCGCGTCTGGGCGACATCGAAACCCTCAAGCGGCGCTACGGCGGCACCCTCGAATCCGTGCTGGCGCATCGTAAAGATATAGGCGCCCGCTACGAGCTGGCCGTCAACTTCGAGGGCGCCATAGGCGTGTTGAAGGAGAAGATCGCGGAGCGCCAGGCACAGCTGTCGGATACGGCCCGCCGGCTGTCGCGGAAACGACGCGAAGGGGGGGATCGGGTCGTGAAAGCGATCGTGGCCGAGTTGGGCCGGCTGGGGATGCCGCACAGCCGATTCGAAGTCCGTTTCACGCAGGCCCCCTCCTCCGCCGGCTGGATTACGGACGAGGCCGGGCAGCGCGTACAAGCCTACCCGAATGGCATGGACCAGGTCGAGTTCTTCATCTCCACCAACCCCGGCGAGTCCCTCAAACCCCTGGCGCGGGTCGCCTCCGGCGGCGAAATCAGCCGCATCATGCTCGGGCTCAAGACGATCCTCGCGAAGAGCGAGCGGCTTCCGATTCTCGTGTTCGACGAGATCGACGCCGGCATCTCGGGCACGATCGCCAACAAAGTGGGCGAGAGCATGCGCGACCTCGGGCAGTACCACCAGATTATCGCCATCACCCACCTCGCCCAGATCGCCGCCATGGGCGACGTACACTACCGGGTAGCCAAACACGTCGAAAACGGCCGGACCCACTCGACGATCACG